In Pseudomonas sp. R76, one genomic interval encodes:
- a CDS encoding thiol:disulfide interchange protein DsbA/DsbL, whose amino-acid sequence MRNLILSAALVTASLFGMTAQAADNVPLEAGKTYVELANPVPVSEPGKIEVVELFWYGCPHCYAFEPTINPWVEKLPSDVNFKRIPAMFGGPWDAHGQLFLTLEAMGVEHKVHNAVFNAIQKEGKRLTKPEDMADFVATQGVDKDKFLATFNSFAIQGQIKQARELAQKYGVQGVPTMIVNGKYRFDLGTTGGPEQTLNVADQLIAKERAAK is encoded by the coding sequence ATGCGTAATCTGATCCTCAGCGCCGCTCTCGTCACTGCCAGCCTCTTCGGCATGACCGCACAAGCTGCCGATAATGTGCCGCTTGAAGCCGGTAAAACCTACGTTGAATTGGCCAACCCGGTTCCGGTCTCGGAGCCAGGCAAGATCGAAGTGGTGGAGCTGTTCTGGTATGGCTGCCCGCATTGCTACGCCTTTGAGCCGACCATCAATCCTTGGGTCGAAAAACTCCCGTCCGACGTGAATTTCAAACGCATCCCGGCCATGTTCGGCGGCCCATGGGATGCCCACGGCCAGCTGTTCCTGACCCTGGAAGCCATGGGTGTGGAGCACAAGGTCCACAACGCGGTGTTTAACGCGATTCAAAAAGAAGGCAAGCGCCTGACCAAGCCTGAAGACATGGCTGACTTTGTCGCCACCCAAGGCGTCGATAAGGACAAGTTCCTGGCCACCTTCAACTCCTTCGCTATCCAGGGCCAGATCAAACAGGCCAGGGAACTCGCGCAGAAATACGGCGTGCAGGGCGTACCGACCATGATCGTCAACGGCAAATACCGTTTCGACCTGGGCACTACCGGTGGTCCTGAGCAAACCCTCAATGTTGCCGACCAACTGATCGCCAAAGAGCGCGCAGCCAAGTAA
- a CDS encoding DUF2782 domain-containing protein, translating to MRTVNRLLLTGLIAFLPLAATAADSAPSGDPEVTIRTEGDRTIQEYRQNGFLYAIKVTVKGAPPYFLVRADGTDANFIRSDQPDMLIPSWKIFEWK from the coding sequence ATGCGTACAGTAAATCGCCTGTTGTTGACCGGCTTGATTGCGTTCTTGCCGCTGGCCGCCACGGCAGCTGACAGCGCACCCTCGGGAGACCCGGAAGTCACGATCCGCACCGAAGGTGACAGAACCATCCAGGAGTACCGCCAAAACGGTTTCCTGTACGCGATCAAGGTCACCGTAAAGGGCGCGCCACCGTATTTCCTGGTGCGCGCGGACGGAACCGATGCGAACTTCATCCGTTCTGACCAGCCGGATATGCTGATCCCGTCATGGAAGATCTTCGAATGGAAATGA
- a CDS encoding c-type cytochrome → MNKLIVSLLLTLGITGVAHAAGDATAGQAKAAVCGACHGPDGNSPAPNFPKLAGQGERYLTKQMHDIKDGKRTVLEMTGLLTNLSDQDLADIAAYFASQKGSVGAADPKLVEKGQALFRGGKLADEQPIGGMPACKACHIPDGGGVAAAGFPHLSGQHAQYTAKQLKDFREKVRYIDGDAGNKMMTDIAAKLSDKDIEALSSYIQGLH, encoded by the coding sequence ATGAACAAACTGATCGTGAGTCTGCTGTTGACCTTGGGCATCACCGGTGTTGCCCATGCTGCAGGCGACGCTACAGCGGGTCAGGCGAAAGCCGCCGTGTGTGGTGCTTGCCACGGACCGGATGGCAATAGCCCGGCGCCGAACTTCCCCAAACTCGCAGGCCAAGGTGAACGTTACCTGACCAAGCAGATGCACGACATCAAGGACGGTAAGCGCACGGTGCTGGAAATGACCGGCTTGCTGACCAACCTCAGCGATCAAGACCTGGCGGACATCGCGGCATATTTTGCCAGCCAGAAGGGCAGTGTGGGAGCTGCTGATCCGAAACTGGTCGAGAAAGGCCAGGCATTGTTCCGCGGCGGCAAGCTCGCTGATGAGCAGCCTATCGGCGGCATGCCGGCATGCAAGGCTTGCCATATTCCGGACGGTGGTGGTGTCGCAGCAGCAGGCTTCCCTCACTTGAGTGGGCAGCACGCTCAGTACACGGCCAAGCAATTGAAGGATTTCCGCGAGAAGGTTCGTTATATCGATGGCGATGCCGGTAACAAAATGATGACCGACATTGCGGCCAAACTCTCGGATAAAGACATTGAAGCGCTGTCCAGCTATATCCAGGGCCTGCATTGA
- the yihA gene encoding ribosome biogenesis GTP-binding protein YihA/YsxC has translation MQLKNPILGLCQQSTFMLSAAKVDQCPDDEGFEVAFAGRSNAGKSSALNTLTHASLARTSKTPGRTQLLNFFKLDDDRRLVDLPGYGYAKVPIPLKLHWQRHLEAYLGGRESLKGLILMMDIRHPMTDFDLLMLDWAVASGMPMHILLTKADKLTYGAAKNTLLKVQSEIRKGWGDAITIQLFSAPKRMGLEDAYTVLAGWMELADKGAEIAE, from the coding sequence ATGCAACTCAAGAATCCCATCCTCGGTCTGTGCCAACAGTCCACGTTCATGCTCAGCGCCGCCAAAGTTGACCAATGCCCCGATGACGAAGGCTTTGAAGTTGCCTTTGCCGGCCGTTCCAACGCCGGTAAATCCAGCGCGCTGAACACCCTGACCCACGCCAGCCTGGCGCGCACCTCGAAAACCCCGGGCCGCACGCAACTTCTCAATTTCTTCAAGCTAGACGATGATCGGCGTCTGGTCGACCTGCCGGGCTACGGTTACGCAAAAGTACCTATCCCGTTGAAGCTGCACTGGCAGCGTCACCTCGAGGCTTACCTGGGTGGTCGGGAGAGTTTGAAGGGCTTGATTCTGATGATGGACATCCGTCATCCAATGACCGACTTCGACCTGCTGATGCTCGATTGGGCCGTCGCCAGCGGCATGCCGATGCACATCCTGCTGACCAAGGCCGACAAGCTGACCTACGGCGCCGCCAAGAACACCTTGCTCAAAGTGCAGTCCGAAATCCGTAAGGGTTGGGGTGATGCAATCACCATACAACTGTTCTCGGCCCCCAAGCGCATGGGTCTGGAAGACGCCTACACTGTATTGGCCGGCTGGATGGAATTGGCGGACAAGGGCGCGGAAATCGCCGAGTAA
- the polA gene encoding DNA polymerase I, with the protein MSQAPLVLVDGSSYLYRAFHALPPLTTSKGLPTGAVKGVLNMLKSLRKQYPNSPFAVVFDAKGGTFRDDMYAEYKANRPSMPDDMRLQIEPLHQSVIALGFPLLCVEGVEADDVIGTLARSSAAADRPVVISTGDKDMAQLVDGHITLVNTMTGSAMDIEGVKEKFGVAPEQIIDYLALMGDSSDNIPGVPGIGPKTASGLLVGVNGGLKELYEQLDIVPTLPIRGAKNLPAKLEEHKEMAFLSYQLATIKIDVPLDVGLEDLHLVEPDREKLLELYTLLEFKSWIDEIQRDAKRVELKAPAAEAAVEVVEAAPVEASYTTILEQATFDSWLKKLNEAKLFAFDTETTGIDAQQAQLVGVSFAVQPHEAAYIPLTHSYVGAPQQLDRDTVLLALKPLLEDPTKLKVGQHAKFDMNILANCAIGGDPAHGITVRGIAFDTMLESYVLNSTATRHDMDSLAKKYLDYDTVSFQDIAGKGAKQLTFDQIALEQAGPYAAEDADVTLRLHQALHAQLAAIPSLASVLTDIEIPLVPVLARIERQGALVDKALLGIQSIELGNKMVELERQAFEIAGEEFNLGSPKQLGAILYEKLGLPVLKKTGKGQASTAEEVLAKLAEDDFLLPKVLMQYRSMSKLKSTYTDRLPEQINPRTGRIHTSYHQAVAATGRLSSSDPNLQNIPVRTAEGRRIRQAFVAPKGYKLLAADYSQIELRIMAHLSKDEGLMNAFRNDLDVHTATAAEVFKVELSEVTSNQRRSAKAINFGLIYGMGAQKLGKDIGVDTKTAKAYIDVYFARYPGVREYMERTRAQAADQGYVETFFGRRLYLPDINSNKPQERAAAERTAINAPMQGTAADIIKKAMVLVDNWLTESGLDAKVILQVHDELVLEVREDLVAEVSEKIREHMSAAAKLDVPLVVDVGVGDNWDEAH; encoded by the coding sequence ATGAGCCAAGCCCCCCTCGTCCTGGTGGACGGTTCTTCTTATCTGTACCGCGCCTTCCACGCGCTGCCACCGCTGACCACCTCCAAAGGCCTGCCGACCGGTGCGGTCAAGGGCGTGTTGAACATGCTCAAAAGCCTGCGCAAGCAGTATCCGAACAGCCCGTTCGCCGTGGTGTTCGACGCCAAGGGTGGGACCTTTCGCGATGACATGTACGCCGAATACAAGGCCAACCGCCCGAGCATGCCCGATGACATGCGCCTGCAAATCGAGCCGCTGCACCAAAGCGTGATCGCCCTGGGCTTCCCGTTGCTGTGCGTCGAAGGCGTCGAGGCCGATGACGTAATCGGCACCCTGGCCCGCAGCAGTGCGGCGGCGGACCGCCCGGTAGTGATTTCCACCGGTGACAAGGACATGGCGCAGCTGGTCGACGGGCACATTACCTTGGTCAACACCATGACCGGTAGCGCGATGGACATCGAGGGCGTGAAGGAGAAATTCGGTGTCGCTCCCGAGCAGATCATCGATTACCTGGCGCTGATGGGCGATTCGTCCGACAACATCCCAGGTGTTCCGGGCATTGGTCCTAAGACCGCTTCCGGCCTGCTGGTGGGCGTTAACGGCGGCCTCAAAGAGCTTTATGAGCAGTTGGATATCGTGCCGACCCTGCCGATCCGCGGGGCCAAGAACCTTCCGGCCAAGCTGGAAGAGCACAAGGAAATGGCGTTCCTGTCCTATCAGCTGGCGACGATCAAGATCGATGTGCCGCTGGACGTGGGGCTGGAAGATCTGCACTTGGTTGAGCCGGACCGCGAGAAGCTGCTGGAGCTGTATACGCTGCTTGAGTTCAAGAGCTGGATTGATGAGATTCAGCGCGATGCCAAGCGTGTTGAGCTCAAGGCCCCGGCTGCTGAAGCGGCCGTTGAGGTGGTTGAGGCTGCGCCTGTGGAGGCGTCCTACACCACGATTCTTGAGCAGGCGACATTCGATAGCTGGTTGAAGAAGCTCAACGAGGCCAAGTTGTTCGCATTCGATACCGAAACCACCGGGATCGACGCACAACAAGCGCAGTTGGTTGGGGTGTCTTTTGCCGTACAGCCTCACGAAGCGGCCTACATCCCGCTGACCCATTCCTACGTCGGCGCGCCGCAGCAGTTGGATCGTGACACGGTTCTGCTGGCGTTGAAGCCGCTGCTGGAAGACCCGACCAAGCTCAAGGTCGGCCAGCACGCCAAATTCGACATGAACATCCTGGCCAATTGCGCCATCGGTGGTGACCCTGCGCACGGCATCACGGTGCGCGGTATCGCCTTCGACACGATGCTTGAATCCTACGTGTTGAATTCCACCGCGACCCGCCACGACATGGATAGCCTGGCCAAGAAGTACCTGGACTACGACACCGTCAGCTTCCAGGACATCGCCGGCAAAGGCGCCAAGCAGCTGACCTTCGACCAGATTGCACTTGAACAGGCCGGCCCGTATGCCGCCGAAGATGCCGACGTGACGCTGCGCCTGCATCAGGCATTGCACGCTCAACTGGCGGCCATACCGAGCCTGGCCAGTGTGCTGACTGATATCGAAATACCGCTGGTGCCTGTGCTCGCGCGTATCGAACGCCAGGGCGCGCTGGTGGATAAGGCGCTGCTGGGCATCCAGAGCATCGAGCTCGGTAACAAGATGGTTGAGCTGGAGCGCCAGGCGTTCGAGATCGCCGGTGAAGAGTTCAACCTGGGTTCGCCCAAGCAACTGGGGGCGATTCTCTACGAAAAGCTCGGTTTGCCAGTGTTGAAGAAGACCGGCAAGGGCCAAGCGTCTACGGCTGAAGAAGTGTTGGCCAAGTTGGCCGAAGATGACTTCCTGCTGCCCAAGGTGCTGATGCAGTACCGCAGCATGAGCAAGCTGAAAAGCACGTATACCGACCGCCTGCCCGAGCAGATCAACCCGCGTACCGGCCGTATTCACACGTCTTATCATCAGGCGGTGGCCGCGACTGGGCGCTTGTCTTCGAGCGATCCGAACCTGCAGAACATCCCGGTGCGCACCGCTGAAGGGCGGCGCATTCGCCAGGCGTTTGTTGCGCCCAAGGGCTACAAGCTGCTGGCGGCGGACTATTCGCAGATCGAACTGCGGATCATGGCGCACTTGTCCAAGGACGAGGGCTTGATGAATGCGTTTCGCAACGACCTGGACGTGCACACCGCTACGGCGGCTGAGGTGTTCAAGGTTGAATTGTCTGAGGTCACGTCCAATCAACGTCGCAGTGCCAAGGCGATTAACTTTGGCCTGATCTACGGAATGGGCGCGCAGAAGTTGGGCAAGGATATTGGCGTCGATACCAAGACTGCCAAGGCGTACATCGATGTGTACTTCGCGCGCTACCCAGGCGTTCGCGAGTACATGGAGCGCACACGTGCTCAAGCTGCCGACCAAGGCTACGTGGAAACCTTCTTCGGGCGCCGGCTGTATTTGCCCGATATCAACTCCAACAAGCCACAGGAGCGCGCGGCCGCAGAACGCACGGCGATCAACGCGCCGATGCAGGGCACGGCGGCGGACATCATCAAGAAGGCCATGGTGCTGGTGGACAACTGGCTGACCGAGTCGGGCCTGGATGCCAAGGTCATCCTGCAAGTGCACGATGAACTGGTGCTTGAGGTGCGTGAGGACTTGGTGGCAGAGGTCAGCGAGAAGATTCGCGAGCACATGAGCGCGGCGGCCAAGCTGGATGTGCCGTTGGTGGTGGACGTGGGCGTAGGCGACAACTGGGACGAGGCGCACTGA
- the znuB gene encoding zinc ABC transporter permease subunit ZnuB — MADFLLYALLAGLALALVAGPLGSFVVWRRMAYFGDTLSHAALLGVAMGFLLDVSPTIAVTVGCLLLAVLLVTLQQRQPLASDTLLGILAPSTLSLGLVVLSFMHEVRIDLMAYLFGDLLAISPTDLAWILGGSAAVLVLLVALWRPLLAITVHEELATVEGLPVPALRMTLMLLIAVVIAVAMKIVGVLLITSLLIIPAAAAQRHARSPEQMAIGASLLGMLSVCGGLALSWFKDTPAGPSIVVTAAALFLLSFVLPRRGV; from the coding sequence ATGGCTGATTTTCTGCTCTACGCCCTGCTGGCAGGCTTGGCTTTGGCACTGGTGGCGGGCCCGTTGGGCTCGTTCGTGGTCTGGCGGCGCATGGCCTATTTCGGCGACACGCTGTCGCACGCCGCGCTGTTGGGCGTGGCCATGGGCTTTTTGCTCGATGTCAGCCCGACCATCGCCGTCACCGTCGGCTGCCTGCTGCTCGCGGTGCTGCTGGTAACCCTGCAACAGCGCCAGCCGCTGGCGTCCGACACATTGCTCGGCATTCTGGCGCCGAGCACCTTGTCCCTCGGGCTGGTGGTGCTGAGCTTCATGCATGAAGTGCGCATCGACCTGATGGCTTACCTGTTCGGCGACTTGCTGGCGATCAGCCCTACCGACCTTGCCTGGATCCTCGGCGGCAGCGCCGCGGTGCTGGTCTTGCTGGTGGCCCTGTGGCGTCCGCTGCTGGCTATCACCGTGCACGAAGAGCTGGCCACGGTAGAAGGCCTGCCCGTGCCGGCGCTGCGCATGACCCTGATGCTGTTGATCGCCGTGGTGATTGCTGTCGCGATGAAGATTGTCGGCGTATTGTTGATCACGTCACTGCTGATCATTCCCGCAGCCGCCGCCCAGCGCCACGCCCGGTCACCCGAGCAAATGGCGATCGGCGCCAGCCTGTTGGGCATGCTTTCAGTGTGCGGGGGCCTGGCGCTGTCGTGGTTCAAGGACACACCGGCCGGTCCGTCGATTGTAGTCACGGCGGCCGCCCTCTTTCTGCTGAGTTTTGTCCTGCCCCGTCGAGGGGTGTAG
- the zur gene encoding zinc uptake transcriptional repressor Zur, which translates to MPKTPLASRPHDHSHCVHTALSEADTLCARQGLRLTALRRRVLELVWQSHKPLGAYDILGVLSEQDGRRAAPPTVYRALDFLLENGLVHRIASLNAFVGCNHPEHAHQGQFLICRECHAAIELEQKSISDAIIKSSAEVGFRVEGQTVEVVGLCSGCQGA; encoded by the coding sequence ATGCCTAAAACACCGCTTGCCAGCCGTCCCCACGACCACTCTCACTGCGTGCATACCGCGCTGTCAGAGGCCGACACCCTGTGCGCCCGTCAAGGCCTGCGCCTGACCGCGCTGCGTCGCCGGGTGCTGGAATTGGTGTGGCAGAGCCACAAGCCGCTGGGCGCCTATGACATTCTGGGCGTACTCAGCGAGCAGGATGGCCGCCGCGCCGCGCCGCCCACGGTGTACCGCGCGCTGGATTTCCTGCTGGAAAACGGCCTGGTGCACCGCATCGCCTCACTCAATGCCTTTGTCGGCTGCAACCACCCGGAACACGCGCACCAAGGCCAGTTCCTGATCTGCCGCGAGTGCCACGCCGCCATCGAACTTGAACAAAAAAGCATCAGCGACGCCATCATCAAGAGTTCCGCCGAGGTCGGCTTCCGGGTCGAAGGGCAAACCGTCGAAGTGGTCGGGCTCTGCTCGGGTTGCCAGGGGGCTTGA
- a CDS encoding endonuclease/exonuclease/phosphatase family protein, with protein MRRWGTERVVGLHDPQVNEHHLESTGLPADSRLRLLSFNIQVGISTEKYRHYLTRGWQHLLPHNGRAGNLQKIGNLLNDFDLVALQEADGGSIRSGYINQVEHLAQLGAFPYWYQQLNRNLGRLAQHSNGVLSRLKPTVIEDHPLPGPKGRGAILVRFGEGPEALVVVMMHLALGGRTRNLQLAYIRELIGNYKHQVLMGDMNTHANDLLQNSPLRDLGLLAPQVEATFPSWRPQRCLDHILLSPTLTLESVQVLAQPISDHLPVAVEIRLPGSLTADAYPALSPGTSGPLA; from the coding sequence ATGCGCCGCTGGGGTACTGAACGTGTGGTTGGCCTGCATGATCCGCAGGTCAACGAGCACCACCTGGAATCCACAGGCCTGCCGGCAGACAGCCGCCTGCGCCTGCTCAGCTTCAATATTCAGGTGGGTATCAGTACCGAGAAGTACCGGCACTACCTCACCCGTGGCTGGCAGCATTTGCTGCCGCACAACGGGCGGGCCGGTAACCTGCAAAAGATCGGCAACCTGCTGAACGACTTCGACCTGGTCGCCCTGCAGGAAGCCGACGGCGGCAGCATACGCTCCGGCTACATCAACCAAGTGGAACACCTGGCTCAGCTCGGAGCGTTCCCGTATTGGTATCAACAACTCAACCGCAACCTCGGGCGCCTGGCGCAGCACAGTAATGGTGTGCTCAGTCGCTTGAAGCCGACCGTCATCGAAGATCATCCGTTGCCGGGTCCGAAGGGGCGCGGGGCGATCCTCGTGCGTTTCGGCGAAGGCCCGGAAGCCTTGGTGGTGGTGATGATGCACCTGGCGCTCGGGGGGCGTACGCGCAACCTGCAGCTTGCCTACATTCGTGAATTGATCGGCAACTATAAACATCAGGTGTTGATGGGTGACATGAACACCCATGCCAATGACCTGCTGCAGAATTCCCCGTTGCGGGACCTCGGGTTACTGGCCCCGCAAGTCGAAGCCACGTTTCCCAGCTGGCGCCCGCAACGCTGTCTTGACCATATCTTGCTCAGCCCGACCCTCACGCTCGAAAGTGTGCAGGTACTGGCGCAGCCCATCTCCGATCACCTGCCGGTTGCGGTAGAGATTCGTCTGCCGGGTTCGCTCACGGCTGATGCATACCCCGCATTGAGCCCAGGCACCAGCGGACCCCTTGCATGA
- a CDS encoding homoserine kinase — MSVFTPLARPELETFLAPYGLGRLLDFQGIAAGSENTNFFISLEQGEFVLTLVERGPVAEMPFFIELLDVLHDADLPVPYALRTTDGEALRELKGKPALLQPRLAGKHIKDANAQHCAQVGDLLGHLHLATQGEKVLERKTDRGLDWMLTEGAQLISHLNDAQQHLLQDALTEIEAHKAEILALPRANVHADLFRDNAMFEGTHLTGLIDFYNACSGPMLYDVAIALNDWCSDADGVIDGQRARALLGAYAGLRPFTAKEAELWPTMLRVACVRFWLSRLIAAESFAGQDVLIHDPAEFEHRLAQRQQVTVHLPFAL, encoded by the coding sequence ATGTCTGTGTTCACCCCGCTGGCTCGGCCCGAGCTGGAAACCTTTCTCGCCCCTTACGGGCTCGGCCGCCTGCTTGATTTCCAGGGGATTGCCGCCGGTAGCGAAAACACCAATTTTTTTATCAGCCTGGAACAGGGCGAATTCGTCCTGACCCTGGTTGAGCGCGGCCCGGTCGCAGAAATGCCGTTCTTCATCGAGCTGCTCGACGTGCTCCACGACGCCGACCTGCCGGTGCCCTACGCCCTGCGCACCACCGACGGCGAAGCCCTTCGCGAGCTGAAGGGCAAACCGGCGCTGCTGCAACCACGCCTGGCCGGCAAGCACATCAAGGACGCCAACGCCCAGCATTGCGCCCAGGTCGGCGACCTGCTCGGCCATCTGCACCTGGCCACGCAAGGCGAGAAAGTGCTGGAGCGCAAGACGGATCGCGGGCTGGACTGGATGCTCACCGAAGGTGCGCAGCTGATTTCGCACCTCAACGACGCCCAGCAACACCTGCTGCAAGACGCGCTGACCGAGATCGAAGCCCACAAAGCCGAAATTCTCGCACTGCCGCGCGCGAACGTTCACGCCGACCTGTTCCGCGACAACGCGATGTTCGAAGGCACGCACCTGACCGGGCTGATCGACTTCTACAACGCCTGTTCGGGCCCGATGCTGTACGACGTGGCAATCGCTTTGAATGACTGGTGTTCGGACGCCGATGGCGTGATCGATGGGCAACGCGCTCGGGCACTGCTGGGTGCGTACGCGGGTCTGCGGCCGTTTACGGCGAAGGAAGCCGAGCTGTGGCCGACTATGCTGCGGGTGGCGTGCGTGCGGTTCTGGCTGTCGCGGCTGATCGCCGCTGAATCGTTTGCCGGGCAGGATGTGCTGATTCATGACCCGGCCGAGTTCGAGCACCGGCTGGCGCAGCGTCAGCAAGTGACTGTCCACCTGCCGTTCGCACTTTAA
- the znuC gene encoding zinc ABC transporter ATP-binding protein ZnuC → MSNALIRLEQVGVTFAGQNVLDNIALSVEPGQIVTLIGPNGAGKTTLVRAVLGLLKPDTGSVWRKPKLRVGYMPQKLHVDPTLPLSVLRFLRLVPGVDRARAQAALKEVGAEQVIDSPVQSISGGEMQRVLLARALLREPELLVLDEPVQGVDVAGQAELYSLITRLRDRHGCGVLMVSHDLHLVMSTTDQVVCLNRHVCCSGHPEQVSGDPAFVELFGKNAQSLAIYHHHHDHAHDLHGAVVDDPAAPHTHVHGDSCKHG, encoded by the coding sequence ATGAGCAACGCGTTAATCCGCCTGGAGCAGGTCGGGGTCACGTTCGCCGGGCAAAACGTGCTGGATAACATCGCACTGAGCGTGGAACCTGGGCAGATCGTCACGCTGATCGGCCCCAACGGCGCCGGCAAGACCACCTTGGTGCGCGCCGTGCTCGGCCTGCTCAAGCCCGACACCGGCAGTGTATGGCGCAAGCCCAAGCTGCGCGTCGGCTACATGCCGCAAAAGCTGCATGTGGACCCGACCCTGCCACTCTCCGTGCTGCGTTTTTTGCGCCTGGTGCCCGGTGTAGACCGCGCCCGCGCCCAGGCCGCACTCAAGGAAGTCGGCGCCGAACAGGTGATCGACAGCCCGGTCCAAAGTATCTCTGGCGGTGAAATGCAGCGCGTGCTGCTGGCCCGCGCCTTGCTGCGCGAGCCTGAATTGCTGGTACTCGATGAGCCCGTGCAAGGCGTCGATGTCGCTGGCCAGGCCGAGCTGTACAGCCTGATCACCCGCCTGCGCGACCGCCATGGCTGCGGCGTGCTGATGGTTTCCCACGACTTGCACCTGGTCATGAGCACCACCGACCAAGTGGTGTGCCTCAACCGCCACGTCTGCTGCTCCGGCCACCCGGAACAGGTCAGCGGCGACCCGGCGTTCGTCGAGCTGTTCGGCAAGAATGCCCAGAGCCTGGCGATCTATCACCACCATCACGACCACGCCCATGATTTGCATGGTGCAGTAGTCGACGATCCCGCCGCCCCCCACACCCACGTTCATGGAGATAGCTGCAAGCATGGCTGA
- a CDS encoding c-type cytochrome, translated as MTRWLLAFGVLVPLYGAQATQDPEALYNRVCVDTLVQHVTQGFKAMPPRGLCMDCSTEDYQAIIELMVSKPGR; from the coding sequence ATGACCCGTTGGTTGCTCGCTTTCGGTGTCCTGGTTCCGCTTTACGGCGCTCAGGCTACACAGGATCCGGAGGCGCTGTACAACCGAGTTTGCGTGGACACGCTGGTGCAACACGTGACCCAGGGTTTCAAGGCAATGCCGCCGCGTGGTTTGTGCATGGACTGCAGTACTGAGGATTACCAGGCCATCATTGAGTTGATGGTGAGTAAACCCGGTAGATAA
- a CDS encoding zinc ABC transporter substrate-binding protein: MVIVSRLFPVFVVFVTSLFIAGAAQADVKVLTSIKPLQLIAAAVQDGVAIPEVLLPPGASPHNYALRPSDVRRVQSVDLLYWIGPDMESFLPRVLKGRSLPTVAVQDLAGMKLRRFAEDSHSHADDADEHDHDHRPGSLDAHLWLSTVNARVIAARMAADLSTADPANAARYQSNVKAFDERLDALDARLKARMAKVGDKPYFVFHEAFDYFEDAYGLKHTGVFSVAAEVQPGAQHVAAMRTRLQEVGKTCVFSEPPLRPRLAETLVAGLPVKLAELDALGGYTPATAQGYEQVLEKLGNDLAGCLESL, from the coding sequence GTGGTCATCGTGTCCCGACTTTTTCCCGTTTTTGTCGTATTTGTCACCAGTTTGTTCATCGCCGGGGCGGCTCAGGCCGATGTCAAAGTGCTGACCAGCATCAAGCCGCTGCAGTTGATCGCCGCGGCGGTACAGGACGGCGTGGCCATTCCGGAGGTGTTGTTGCCGCCCGGCGCTTCGCCGCACAACTATGCCCTGCGCCCATCCGACGTACGGCGCGTGCAGTCGGTGGACCTGCTGTATTGGATTGGCCCGGACATGGAAAGCTTCCTGCCGCGCGTGCTCAAGGGGCGTAGCCTGCCGACCGTGGCCGTACAAGACCTGGCGGGGATGAAGCTGCGTCGTTTCGCCGAAGATAGCCACTCGCATGCCGATGATGCCGACGAACATGACCACGATCACCGGCCAGGCAGCCTTGACGCGCACTTGTGGCTTTCGACGGTCAACGCGCGCGTGATTGCAGCGCGCATGGCGGCTGACCTCAGCACTGCCGACCCGGCCAATGCGGCGCGGTATCAAAGCAACGTGAAGGCGTTCGATGAGCGTCTGGACGCGTTGGATGCCCGGTTGAAAGCGCGAATGGCGAAGGTGGGCGATAAGCCTTACTTCGTGTTCCACGAAGCCTTTGATTACTTCGAAGACGCTTACGGGCTCAAGCACACCGGCGTGTTCAGCGTCGCCGCAGAAGTGCAGCCAGGCGCCCAGCATGTGGCGGCGATGCGCACGCGGTTGCAGGAAGTGGGTAAGACCTGTGTGTTCAGCGAGCCGCCATTGCGCCCACGTTTGGCCGAAACCCTGGTGGCCGGGTTGCCGGTGAAGCTGGCGGAACTGGACGCGTTGGGCGGTTACACCCCGGCGACGGCGCAGGGATATGAGCAGGTGCTGGAGAAGTTGGGGAACGACTTGGCTGGGTGCCTGGAATCGCTCTAA